In Ahaetulla prasina isolate Xishuangbanna chromosome 5, ASM2864084v1, whole genome shotgun sequence, the following are encoded in one genomic region:
- the KCTD4 gene encoding BTB/POZ domain-containing protein KCTD4: protein KEKEKEGKKNASEDRDQGKHLNMSPVTLNVGGYLYVTQRQTLTKYPDSFLERVVNGRTLCPSDTEGHFFIDRDGLLFRHVLNFLRNGELLLPEGFKENQLLAQEAEFFQLHPLGEAVKARWEKEQLASREATFLEITDSHDRAQGLRIFCNAPDFIAKIKSRIVLVSKSRLDGFPEEFSISSNIIQFKYFIKSENGTRLVLKEDNTFVCTLETLKFEAIMMALKCGFRLLTSLDCSKGSIVHSDALHFIK, encoded by the coding sequence CGCGTCGGAAGACAGGGACCAAGGCAAGCATCTTAACATGTCTCCGGTTACTCTCAACGTTGGGGGCTACCTCTACGTTACCCAGAGGCAAACTCTCACCAAATATCCGGACTCTTTCTTGGAGAGGGTGGTCAACGGGAGAACCCTCTGCCCGTCTGACACGGAGGGTCACTTCTTCATCGACAGAGACGGTCTCCTATTCAGGCACGTCCTGAACTTCCTCAGGAACGGGGAGCTGCTCCTCCCCGAGGGCTTTAAGGAAAACCAACTTCTGGCCCAAGAGGCCGAATTTTTCCAGCTTCACCCCTTGGGGGAGGCGGTGAAAGCCAGGTGGGAGAAGGAACAGCTGGCGTCGAGGGAAGCCACCTTTCTGGAGATCACCGACAGCCACGACCGTGCCCAGGGCCTCCGGATTTTCTGCAACGCGCCCGATTTCATCGCCAAAATCAAATCCCGCATCGTTTTGGTCTCGAAAAGCAGACTGGACGGTTTCCCCGAAGAGTTTTCTATCTCTTCCAACATCATTCAGTTTAAATACTTCATCAAGTCGGAAAACGGGACTCGGCTGGTTTTGAAGGAAGACAACACCTTCGTCTGCACCTTGGAGACTCTCAAGTTCGAAGCCATCATGATGGCCCTCAAATGCGGCTTCCGATTGCTGACCAGCCTGGATTGTTCCAAAGGGTCGATCGTTCACAGCGATGCCCTCCATTTCATCAAgtga